The nucleotide window TTTTTATTTGGCGGTGACATGTGAAATGTTGCTGCGCGGTTTGTCGGTATTTCCAGGCGGCGACGCACAGACTCAACCAGGCTAGAGACGCTAACTAGCAGCTCGACTAGCCTCCTCTATTtagcctctcctctcctctgctgcttttatatatagatatatatcactactttctgttttgtgttttaagtgCATAAAACCACTCGGGATtatttgctgctgctttaatttGACACCACGTCGCTGTTTCAATGCACAGCTGCTAATAGCTCATGGTAGCCACTCTGGACACTGCTGGgagtaaaagagaaagacagagagagagagggcccCATTATTAAATATCTTGACGTCTAGTCCTGCTTATATTAACTAGACTGATGCATGCAAGGTGTTAAAGCCAGGAGCTCAAACCCCATcaccacacatttttttgttttgttttggctgACATGGCAGCCAGCGGATACTCGGACCTGAGGGAGAAGCTGAAATCCATGACTCCTCACAGGGATGAACACAAGACTAATAAATACGTGGACGGGACGAGTAATGGCAGTGGGAAAGGTGGCAAGCGTAAATACAGGGAGTCAGATGATGATGAGTGTGAGCACAGTGATGACAGCGCCGAGCATCGGGAGCTAGAGGCCGACCGGGTGAAGAGCAGCATCCTGCAGAAAAACATCTTCACCCCGGAGGAGTGTGCACACATCGAGGAGAAGATAGACGAGGTGGTTGCAACAGGAGAGGCTGGGCTGTACAGGGAGCACACTGTGGACAGGGCACCCCTCCGCAACAAGTACTTCTTTGGTGAGGGTTACACGTATGGAGCCCAGCTGGAGAAGCGTGGACCTGGGCAGGAGAGGCTTTATCGCAAAGGAGAGGTGGATGATATCCCCAGCTGGGTGCATGAGCTGGTGATCAAGAGGCTGGTGTCCAGTGGGGTTATCCCGGAGGGGTTTGTGAACAGTGCAGTCATCAATGATTATCAACCAGGAGGATGCATCGTGTCACATGTGGATCCTCTGCACATCTTTGCACGACCCATCGTCTCGGTGTCCTTCTTCAGTGACAGTGCACTGTGCTTCGGCTGTCGCTTCCAGTTCAAGCCCATCCGGGTGTCTGAGCCGGTGTTTGTGCTGCCTGTGGGGAGAGGGAGTGTCACAGTACTCAGGTGACTGTCATGCATTTTGCTGTCATGCATTGATTGAGTTgttgtcatgtgtttttttttgttgttggtaacacatctctctttttctcagtgGCTATGCTGCAGATGAAATCACCCATTGCATCCGCCCTCAGGACATAAAGGAGAGGCGTGCAGTTATCATCCTTAGAAAGTGAGACCACATACAATTAACACATAAACTATAATCTTTAATAAAAGCTTGTCTTGATTCATGTGtttcttgctcccttcctttttGCCAGGACCAGACCTGATGCTCCCAGACTGGACAGCACTTTAAGATCGTCCCCAGCAGAGAGACCAGCTCCTCTGAAAGCTAAGCGCTCTCATCGCAGAGCAGAGCCTGATGCCGCTCACaggtacacagacacactagaTAAGATatgatattcctttattaatgCCACAATGGAAATCAagatttacattattgcagcagcaagtggacagtaaataTAGAAGAGCgtctttaaaaagaataaagaacaataaataataactaagtacaaaagcaataaaaacaagagtAGTAACAGATAAATAGACTTGAATTCTTGTGGATAACTCACCAAGTCAGGCATTTAAAAACATGCCAAGAAAggcaaaataattaaactttgaCATGTGGAAAACTTATCGAATGtgcataaaatacatttaacaaaaGGGACCTGATCTGATAGGGAACCAGTCCAAAACAGAActaactattactactattaatTCAGTCAAAGCAGACACATACAGGTTTGTCTGTTCTGTTAAAAAGCAGTACTTTGAAGTTCACACTCTGCTGTGTTCCCGCTGTTTACCTGGTTATCGTCGTCACAAAAGATGAAATGTTTGCCGCCCTGATATCTTTTCAGAGCAGTAAATTCTTTCCTCGTAACATTGTAATGTTGATAAGCCTTCAAACTTGTGGATATACCACTTCAGTCTTATTTCAGAGTTACAACACCTCACTTAAACATATTGACGTAGACTTTAAACTCACAGCAATACAATGGGTCACAATTAGAATAAATATAGTTTGGAACTTTGGACACAGCCCACTTGGGGTCTTGGTTGCTAGAAAAACCTAGTAGCTCATTGAAGACCTGTAAGGCAGTATTCAGACCAACATTAGCTCTGTGTGAAAGGAACGCAGCCTCTTATTCATGTGAATACGGGCAGTGCTTTGACGCAGCGGGGACGCCAACGCTGAGAGCTCCAATGAAACAGTTGAACTACCTGATAAGCCTTATACACATTAATCTGTATCAAGCTCCAACACAGCTTCCTGGGTTGGAGCTTGTACCTTTAATCTCCTAATTATTTGTTTGATTAATCAGCAAAtgttttggtctataaaatgtccaaaaaaaacagTGGGAAAAAAGTCAATAGAGCCCAAGGTGACGTCaataaatgtcttgttttatccaaCCATCATTccaaaaaccaaagatattcacGTAACTATAATGTAAGACAAAGAGAAGCCTTAAATTCTCAAATCTGACCACATGAAACCATCagatatttggtatttttgagCTAAATGATTAATgggttatcaaaatagttgctgattcattttctggtgatcaattaatcaattaatcgactaattgttgcagctgtagttcTCACACGGAGAAAAATCAGCTGAAACGCCTCCTGTGTTGGCACTCCACATTTAATCTGAGCAGGTGTcatataaacagtaaaataataaggTATTGTACAATCAACCAGCACGTCGTCAATGATAAGAAACTGATTTGGCTTTTCACACTTTTCCTCCTCCAGGCCGAGAGTTCTAGAGATGGACAAAGAGGAGAACAGACATCCGTCAGCTTCCCGCCAACGACGTCACAGCATCAGCTCGGAGAACTACTGGAACCGAGGACAGGATTACGACAAACATCGGGAGAGTTCAGGACGCAAAGTCAAAATGAGACGTCACTGAGaacttctcacacacacataacacacacacacacacacacacacacacacacacacacacccgtgtacacatatataaatatacaatttcTTTTATGTATTTCAGTATTGTATCATTCATACTTTATCGCTCCAGTTTGAGTCTGGCACAAGGAGCACCGTCATTATTTCATCTCTGTTTTGATTTGAGTCTGAATCCGTTTTGAGTGTATATTTGTTTCTGGCAGACGAAGCTGGCGTCTCTGCTGCACATTAAAGATCCTCAAGTTACTTAATACAGTTAGGCTTTGTTGGTAAACTGTTCAATTACCCTGAATTAAGCATTTATTGTTTCTATGTTCATAGATATTTCAAAATGGCATGTATTTTTTGTAACCAAGATGTACAGAGCTTAAGAGCTAAAAAGGAAGATATATGTATGGACTTGTACAAAAGGAAACCTGAGCTGTAATCTAACTTGTTATAATGTACAATACGTTTGTATAGTCTTTGATCGGGGGAACTTTTATGCAGAAAGAGacctttagttttttttttcacacttaaATTTCTGATCCATACCTTTCCTGTGCCATCTCAGATCTTGGCTGTTTGTTCATGCCTGCCTCCCCTGTCGCAGTTTATGTTGCAAGGACTGGCACATGTGCAGCCATGCTTTCTGTGCTATGGTTTGATTCGGTCACGTTGCTCATCTTGGTGGAGGTCACAAAATGGTGTATCGACTAAACCGCTGCGTTATGGAGTGATGGGAAAACTCAGGCCTCGTTTTACACTCCCGTTTCAGTATATATTTGCTTTACCTGAGTGACAGAGGCCATGTTATAGCTGTTCTGTATTCTGTATTATTTTCCTCCTATAAATTGACATTTGAGTCAGATTGAAACTTAATTTGAGCAAAAATCACTCCTATTGTGTGTTGTTTAATTTGGGTCTTAATTTTCAGTGGAGAAACTTAATTTCCAGATGCATTTGTCCTTGCGTTTGCTATGTAAACACATAAATGAGTTTCTTGCTTCCTGTCTGCCACAGTTGGCTGAGGTACTCATTAGCTGGCTGCTAGGTTAGTCTGGAGTtacacatgaacaaaaataaccTTGGTTCAGGGGAGAAATTACTTTCTAAAAGCAGTGTAATTGAAGATGAAGTTTGATGTTTTCTGAAGGTCTCCTGGAGCTGTGAACTTGAACATGACACTAAAATATAAGGGCTGACATTGACGTcatgaaagaggaaaaatccTGCAGTTTTCCTGACAGTGAATGGGACACTTTGTGGACACAGTGGTGGCAAATGAAGTGGTTTCGTGGGATTCAGTGGTTGCATTTTCGGGCTAAGAAGGCGCTGGCTGGGAGAAATAAAGCTGAAATTGTCTCCACAGAGTTGGCCCTGCCGTTCATTAAAGCAGCACGCTCCCTCAATCAAGCAACAACAAACTGGAGCGTGCCTTCGATTGCCAGGAGCTGTGTTTGCTTTCACATTAATGAAAGAGCCATACAGGTTTTTCTAACCactataaataaatcataaaaacagtGGCTTCATCTGAACAATCTAacttgtttatatatatatataatattagatttatttggacacatttttgacCAGGATATGAAGGAGGAGGCCACTGATTGGACACTATTATTtataaattaaagtattttttatacaGGCTTGGTATTTGGGGAAATTTGCACCCAATGACAACTCgaaaaacatctgaaacaaatactgtatacGACTCCTGGTGTGTTTTAGCTTTTCTGTCTATGTTTTGTCCCCTGAATCGCTGTACTGAGGGTCCCCCAATCCACCCCCACCCTGGTTTTAACACATCTCTTTCCACATACTGAGAAAGGCTCGGATCAGCTGAGACTCAGTGAATAAACTCTGAACTGTCATTACTGTAAAAAGTTTCTATGATCACATCAATGAAGACTTTACCTTCTCATCAGTGGAGAAGACTTTCTGTTTGGGCCTTTCCAATTAAAGTTCTATATTCTGATATTTACTCACTTGATTCATTATGCATCCTGGATATTTACAGTTTATAATTCACACAGGGATATGTTCAATGTGTCTGTGCTTTGATCTTCTCAACTGTACAATCAAAGCCAACACAGActcaaaaaacaacagaggaagaaaagatgagaaaaaaagtgtaagCCCGAgaggtttatttaaaaacagcatttcatAGTGAACAGTAGTCAAAATGGGAATGATGAGGGAAAgattctgtcttaaaacaacagtcaggtgcccatatgtacatttaaaaatgttttgtttactgtAATCGTTCCTCAGCCATTAAAGGATGAGTTAACACATTTTCAAGattagtcaggtgcccaaatcaACATTAACACGTGAGTTGCTTGTTGTAATCAGTCTTGCTGTTCATAAAGACTATTAAGAGATGCCTTCATAATGCACGTATAATCTAAATCTGTGCTAAATGTATTAAGTATTGAAACTAATCTGAAGCTTCAACTGTCCaattaatcaaatcaagtagatatcgtTCAACAGTAGTCTTTTCAGTGccaaatgagacacaaataattaataattttactaaaaagactgtaaaggTGACATCTGTCCTCTTGTACAAGCTTCAGATAAATactatacatttttgtaaaaaatgaagACTATGGATTTAGTTATTATGAGGTTTCAGCAGTTTGATTTAGGAAAAACAATCTCCCAAATTGACTCTTGTAGTACAGAATTACCTCTTTGTGTTCGGTTTGGACACACTGTCGGGGGAAACACAAGGGGGAAGGTGGGCAAAGTTCATCTGCTGATGAAAATCATGTGACGTgatcaaaaacac belongs to Scomber scombrus chromosome 2, fScoSco1.1, whole genome shotgun sequence and includes:
- the alkbh5 gene encoding RNA demethylase ALKBH5; amino-acid sequence: MAASGYSDLREKLKSMTPHRDEHKTNKYVDGTSNGSGKGGKRKYRESDDDECEHSDDSAEHRELEADRVKSSILQKNIFTPEECAHIEEKIDEVVATGEAGLYREHTVDRAPLRNKYFFGEGYTYGAQLEKRGPGQERLYRKGEVDDIPSWVHELVIKRLVSSGVIPEGFVNSAVINDYQPGGCIVSHVDPLHIFARPIVSVSFFSDSALCFGCRFQFKPIRVSEPVFVLPVGRGSVTVLSGYAADEITHCIRPQDIKERRAVIILRKTRPDAPRLDSTLRSSPAERPAPLKAKRSHRRAEPDAAHRPRVLEMDKEENRHPSASRQRRHSISSENYWNRGQDYDKHRESSGRKVKMRRH